The following are from one region of the Pseudorasbora parva isolate DD20220531a chromosome 12, ASM2467924v1, whole genome shotgun sequence genome:
- the pld5 gene encoding inactive phospholipase D5 isoform X2, whose product MPGSGTQENIMKSQQKCIAVFALLCCFAVLLALIFSAVDVWGEDEDGVTEENCSKDCRIVLVENIPGELSFNSSPHVPLIVGLNHLLDQAKLSVEIVSPYWALTSADQGSRLYSAYQGQYLFQRLLSLKSRGVKLKIVSDQPNSTEVKSMSDRHAEVRYVNMTALTRGRLLSSFWVVDRKHIYIGSAGMSWKALSKLKELGVIMYDCSCLALDLHRIFSFYWQLQYRDYIPSIWSKRVTAVFSRDQPLHLRLNSTDAAAYVSTSPELFCPKGRSRDVDAIRHVIREAKRFVYISITDYLPLVNRSFRGSAIIRYWSPIDELLREAAVLRKVKVRLLISLWTRTHPLTFNFMTSMQALCTGLPVCSIEVRFYRGKEQMGGFQHMINENKFMVTDNAIYIGNLDWVGSKFASNAGAGVVIQESENQRKGQDSIVEQLTAAFERDWFSPFTISLLSGSTALQESQHGRQKLQALKTKPERREHE is encoded by the exons TCCCAGCAGAAGTGCATTGCTGTGTTTGCACTGCTTTGCTGCTTTGCTGTCCTGTTGGCTCTAATTTTCTCTGCTGTGGACGTCTGGGGAGAGGATGAGGATGGTGTCACTGAGGAGAACTGCAGCAAAGATTGTCG CATTGTCCTTGTGGAGAACATCCCAGGGGAGCTGTCATTCAACAGTTCACCCCATGTCCCTCTCATTGTGGGTCTCAACCACCTTTTGGACCAAGCAAAACTGTCAGTTGAGATAGTGTCCCCATACTGGGCTCTGACCTCCGCCGATCAGGGGTCACGGCTTTATTCTGCCTATCAG GGTCAGTATTTGTTTCAGAGATTATTAAGCCTGAAGTCTCGAGGTGTCAAATTAAAGATTGTCAGTGACCAGCCTAACTCCACCGAGGTGAAAAGCATGTCTGACCGTC ATGCAGAAGTGCGCTACGTCAACATGACGGCCCTCACCAGAGGTAGACTGCTTTCTTCCTTTTGGGTAGTGGACAGGAAGCACATTTACATTGGCAGTGCTGGCATGAGCTGGAAGGCGTTGTCCAAG ctGAAGGAGCTGGGAGTGATAATGTACGACTGTAGTTGCCTGGCTCTGGACCTGCACAGGATCTTTTCTTTCTATTGGCAGCTGCAGTACAGAGATTACATCCCTTCAATCTGGTCCAAGAGAGTCACGGCCGTGTTCAGCAGAGACCAGCCCCTCCATCTCAGACTCAACAGTACAGACGCGGCTGCCTATGTGTCG ACATCTCCAGAGCTGTTTTGCCCCAAGGGTCGAAGCAGAGATGTAGATGCCATACGACACGTGATTCGAGAAGCAAAGAGATTCGTCTACATCTCTATAACTGATTACCTGCCTTTAGTCAACCGCAGCTTCAGAGGATCAGCAATCATAAG ATACTGGTCGCCAATAGATGAGCTGCTCAGGGAGGCTGCAGTACTGAGAAAGGTCAAAGTTCGTCTCTTAATCAGTTTGTGGACACGTACACATCCGCTGACCTTTAACTTTATGACATCAATGCAGGCTCTATGCACAGGACTGCCAGTCTGCTCTATAGAGGTG AGATTTTACAGAGGCAAGGAGCAGATGGGAGGATTTCAGCACATGATAAATGAGAATAAATTTATGGTGACAGACAACGCAATATACATTG GGAATCTGGACTGGGTTGGCAGTAAGTTTGCCTCCAACGCAGGAGCCGGGGTAGTGATTCAGGAATCAGAGAACCAGCGGAAAGGGCAGGACTCGATTGTCGAGCAGCTGACTGCTGCTTTTGAAAGAGACTGGTTTTCACCCTTTACAATAagcctgctatctggcagcacAGCTCTTCAGGAGAGCCAACATGGGAGGCAGAAACTGCAAGCTCTGAAGACAAAACCAGAGAGAAGGGAGCATGAGTGA